A single genomic interval of Brevibacillus brevis harbors:
- a CDS encoding putative baseplate assembly protein, whose product MLPSKNLDDRHFEEIVEQAKNAIPKLQPEWGDHRHHDPGITLLEMFAWLMEMQQYYLNRITEKNERKFLQLMGVHPKNQSCATTDVTFFDVSEEAILPEKTRLFAGNLPFETEHSLVLVPASLERVLVHTESGTTDVSSSNAHNGVSYYAFGQEPKIGNKIYLGFDRPLPVGRAVSIGLRLFEDYPVPIVPLTPTSLFVPSATLEWEYYGQNEVMKETGWSPLPRVSDETMNLSFSGRVLIELEGTMKPIMLYPANDRPRFWLCATLRAGRFELAPRMEKIELNTVNAIQRETFSQVWEYDGTGQVDQQIVLVSSLPYEGTVEVQCKQGHDWQSGWNQDEPDQADTGVFSYRVSRDPEQGATMIRFGSAMPEGRRNIRVIAYRSDFAGQRLLGVSSGLPHQVFRLNVQSILPETFVIQVARQVEGSPFPVWEDWSLVTDFDRSGPKDRHFILYDADGAEIAFGNNEHGAIPERLEGMAGIRIISCQTGQGAKGNVQGGQITRFLPLARQRTHAQVTNPRPASGGSERETIDQAKRRMRMEWKKPQRAITAEDYEAIALATPGLRVARAKAIPLYKVGEMGVSEQSAAAQMTVVIVPFSDQPTPLPSEGSLRTVRHQLEQRRLLTTEVHVAAPAYIKVTVFSTIVVEPAFADKKQIVLQALKQYLTPLNVQDSSTFQGKGWEFGRPVYKSDLYEVLNQIEGVLYVTDLWVSAEGTGIIRDEGGDIQIPLHALVYSGEHVLELIVDRER is encoded by the coding sequence ATGCTTCCATCCAAGAATCTGGATGATCGCCACTTTGAGGAGATCGTCGAACAAGCAAAAAACGCGATCCCCAAGCTGCAGCCAGAGTGGGGTGATCACCGTCATCACGATCCGGGCATTACGCTTTTGGAGATGTTCGCGTGGTTGATGGAAATGCAGCAATACTATCTCAACCGGATCACAGAAAAGAACGAACGCAAATTTTTGCAGCTCATGGGTGTACACCCAAAGAACCAGTCATGTGCGACGACGGATGTAACGTTTTTCGACGTGTCAGAAGAAGCGATCCTTCCGGAGAAGACGAGATTGTTCGCGGGGAATCTTCCTTTCGAGACGGAACATTCGCTTGTTCTGGTACCAGCCAGCCTGGAGCGTGTTCTGGTTCATACAGAAAGCGGGACGACCGATGTGAGTTCATCCAATGCGCATAACGGTGTTTCCTACTACGCATTTGGTCAGGAACCAAAGATAGGGAACAAGATTTATTTAGGCTTTGATCGGCCATTGCCAGTGGGGAGGGCAGTCTCCATCGGTTTGCGCCTGTTTGAAGACTATCCTGTCCCAATCGTCCCGCTTACGCCCACATCGCTTTTCGTTCCATCGGCCACTCTCGAGTGGGAGTATTATGGACAGAACGAAGTCATGAAAGAAACAGGTTGGAGTCCGTTGCCACGGGTCTCGGATGAAACGATGAATCTCTCCTTTTCGGGACGAGTCCTAATTGAGCTGGAAGGGACAATGAAGCCAATCATGCTTTACCCCGCCAATGATCGGCCTCGATTCTGGCTCTGTGCGACATTGCGTGCAGGTCGATTCGAATTGGCTCCACGCATGGAAAAAATCGAGCTAAACACCGTGAACGCCATCCAACGCGAAACCTTCAGCCAAGTGTGGGAGTACGATGGAACGGGTCAAGTGGATCAGCAGATCGTCCTTGTAAGCTCGTTACCATATGAAGGCACAGTAGAGGTTCAATGCAAACAGGGGCATGATTGGCAAAGTGGATGGAATCAAGATGAACCAGACCAAGCTGATACAGGTGTATTTTCATATCGCGTTTCGCGGGACCCAGAACAGGGCGCAACGATGATTCGGTTTGGGAGTGCAATGCCTGAGGGCCGCAGAAATATTCGGGTCATCGCCTATCGGAGTGACTTTGCAGGGCAGCGGTTGCTTGGAGTAAGCAGTGGATTGCCACATCAAGTGTTTCGGCTGAATGTCCAATCGATCTTGCCAGAAACGTTTGTCATTCAGGTGGCACGTCAGGTCGAAGGCAGTCCGTTTCCGGTCTGGGAAGACTGGTCGCTGGTCACTGATTTTGACCGATCGGGGCCAAAGGATCGCCATTTTATACTGTATGATGCGGACGGAGCAGAAATTGCGTTTGGTAACAATGAGCACGGAGCCATTCCTGAAAGGCTGGAAGGCATGGCGGGCATTCGGATCATATCTTGTCAGACAGGCCAAGGTGCGAAGGGGAATGTACAGGGTGGCCAAATTACTCGGTTCCTCCCGCTTGCCCGGCAGCGAACCCACGCGCAGGTGACCAATCCCCGTCCAGCCAGTGGGGGAAGCGAGCGCGAAACGATCGATCAAGCCAAACGCAGGATGAGAATGGAATGGAAAAAACCACAGCGGGCCATTACAGCAGAAGATTATGAGGCCATTGCGCTAGCGACTCCCGGGTTGCGAGTGGCCCGCGCGAAGGCAATCCCCCTGTATAAAGTAGGGGAAATGGGAGTATCCGAGCAAAGTGCAGCCGCTCAAATGACCGTCGTCATCGTCCCGTTCAGCGACCAGCCGACACCACTGCCAAGTGAAGGCTCCTTAAGGACCGTTCGCCACCAATTGGAACAGCGAAGGCTGCTGACGACAGAAGTCCATGTGGCCGCTCCCGCCTATATCAAAGTGACCGTTTTCTCCACAATCGTGGTAGAGCCTGCGTTTGCAGACAAAAAGCAGATCGTGCTACAGGCACTGAAGCAGTATTTAACACCATTGAATGTCCAAGATTCTTCGACTTTTCAAGGAAAAGGATGGGAATTTGGACGGCCTGTTTATAAAAGCGATCTCTACGAGGTATTAAACCAGATCGAGGGTGTGCTGTACGTGACGGATTTGTGGGTTTCCGCGGAGGGCACAGGCATCATCAGGGATGAAGGGGGAGATATTCAGATACCACTTCATGCGCTGGTGTACTCAGGAGAGCATGTTCTGGAGCTCATTGTGGATAGAGAAAGATAG
- a CDS encoding putative baseplate assembly protein, translated as MKPPLVDPRDMQAVIRKMREMVPFYTPEWRFTPEDPDAGTALFLLFADMLMNNRERLNQVPERNFIAFLNMLGVGMAQARPAETFLTFELSTGVQKPVWIPAGTKVSGKSALGDEVVFETDQPMLATPSLPTDLLFSNGSRDFLTDVTSWLGTNAPLSLLDCKALPNHQEHCWYLGHEDLFCLGDRASIQLTMVSNQERYLESLLTEKLANPELVEWTYLSEGEWVLFDKIEADQNRLRLEKKQRKKWESSQVQGIENRWLRCRVKPDRIHEWMKNGGSTSLTQIQMKTDFLPTDDSNGLAPDMLFSNDVQVSGSGCLAFGEQLAPYGMFFLSCEEALTKPGSTVALRFRMKTVPYPATHLSQPEPKWKWIMKESSFDPPATTPVTVSKVVWEYWNGSGWIVLLSGEDREKLFAGSDSDEEIEVAFTCPDDLQPTTVQSQLGYWIRVRILQVEGLYGPNPVYMAPWLEDMRLTYSYRESLQQPEVILIQNDLDWQHPVSTGHHQASFQPFWPSECLHPAVYFGFEQPPLQGPLSFYFSFLPMEESLGATPVVQWEYKRKETGTTSWAKLQTIDQTAGFTESGTVRFAGPFDMEKSKMFERERYWIRAVNVDNRLGGGALDARLPVLSGFYPNTIRAIQQETIRNEMAERITEGPQAEYRLIRPPVMGEEVWVDETGFFLPSERKSWLEHPENRVELLYDSEGNEQKCWVLWKRVEHLHDSGPDDRHYCLESATGKILFGDGRHGRELPQSGLGSVRVTYKVGGGTAGNLPAGQLNQLEQSIPFVQAVSNPVPAIGGSDRELLTEALQRGPQTIKHRYRAVTAEDFEWLVREAHPEIPKVKCLPNRNSRLQREAGHVTVIVLPAAGCSGTQFLELRRSVTNYLLTHAAATVASPERIHVREPVYLEIAVTAELAVGALDEIVEVELETLGKLARFLDPITGNLHGGGWEIGQRVHPSLLFALLKSVKGVRFVDHLTLAVFRTENGQRKEILASEYETIVHGIVTEGAHRISVRVHEGQAFSPPKH; from the coding sequence GTGAAACCACCTTTGGTCGATCCGCGGGACATGCAAGCAGTCATCCGAAAAATGCGCGAAATGGTGCCATTCTATACCCCGGAGTGGCGATTCACTCCAGAAGATCCTGATGCGGGTACGGCTTTATTTCTCCTTTTCGCAGACATGCTGATGAATAATCGTGAGCGTTTGAACCAAGTGCCCGAGCGAAATTTTATCGCTTTTCTCAATATGCTCGGTGTCGGAATGGCTCAGGCACGACCGGCAGAAACCTTCTTGACATTTGAATTGAGTACAGGTGTGCAAAAGCCAGTTTGGATTCCGGCGGGCACAAAAGTTTCGGGGAAGTCTGCCCTTGGCGATGAAGTGGTTTTCGAAACAGATCAGCCTATGCTGGCTACCCCCTCTCTCCCGACAGATCTGTTGTTTTCCAATGGCAGTCGAGACTTTTTAACAGATGTAACGAGTTGGCTTGGAACAAATGCCCCCCTCTCTCTCTTGGACTGCAAGGCTTTGCCTAATCATCAGGAGCATTGCTGGTATTTGGGACATGAGGACTTGTTTTGTTTAGGAGATCGTGCTTCGATCCAGCTCACGATGGTTTCCAATCAGGAACGCTATTTGGAATCCTTGCTGACAGAGAAGCTGGCGAATCCAGAGCTGGTCGAGTGGACGTATCTTTCAGAGGGCGAATGGGTTTTGTTCGACAAGATCGAGGCTGATCAAAATCGACTGCGCTTGGAAAAAAAGCAGCGGAAAAAATGGGAGTCTAGCCAAGTGCAAGGAATCGAAAATCGTTGGCTCCGTTGTAGAGTGAAGCCAGATAGGATTCATGAATGGATGAAAAATGGCGGGAGCACCTCTCTGACCCAAATCCAGATGAAGACGGATTTTTTGCCAACAGACGATTCGAACGGCCTTGCACCCGACATGCTTTTTTCCAATGATGTGCAGGTTTCCGGGAGTGGTTGCCTTGCATTTGGCGAGCAGCTCGCACCGTATGGCATGTTTTTTTTGTCCTGTGAAGAGGCGTTGACGAAGCCTGGTAGTACAGTCGCCCTGCGTTTTCGGATGAAAACGGTGCCTTATCCCGCTACGCATCTCTCACAACCGGAACCGAAATGGAAATGGATCATGAAGGAATCTTCCTTTGACCCTCCTGCGACGACACCCGTCACGGTCAGCAAGGTGGTATGGGAATACTGGAATGGCAGCGGATGGATAGTGCTCCTGTCAGGAGAGGATCGTGAGAAGCTGTTTGCTGGCAGCGATTCGGATGAAGAGATTGAGGTTGCCTTTACGTGTCCAGATGATTTGCAGCCGACAACCGTCCAATCACAGTTAGGTTATTGGATTCGTGTGAGAATTCTTCAGGTGGAAGGCTTATATGGCCCGAATCCTGTATACATGGCCCCATGGCTGGAAGACATGCGCCTGACCTACTCGTACCGAGAGTCGCTGCAACAACCGGAAGTGATTCTCATACAGAACGACTTGGATTGGCAGCACCCTGTCAGTACAGGCCATCATCAGGCTAGCTTCCAGCCGTTTTGGCCGTCCGAATGCCTGCATCCCGCCGTCTACTTTGGATTTGAGCAGCCGCCTTTACAAGGACCGCTCTCTTTCTACTTTTCTTTTCTACCTATGGAAGAATCCCTGGGTGCTACTCCGGTTGTGCAATGGGAATACAAGCGCAAAGAAACAGGAACAACGTCGTGGGCCAAGCTGCAAACGATTGATCAGACCGCTGGTTTTACGGAAAGTGGTACCGTCCGATTCGCTGGTCCTTTTGATATGGAAAAAAGCAAAATGTTTGAGCGGGAGCGTTATTGGATTCGCGCCGTCAACGTAGACAATCGTCTTGGAGGAGGCGCTTTGGATGCAAGACTTCCTGTGCTAAGCGGCTTTTATCCGAATACGATACGAGCCATTCAACAGGAGACGATTCGCAATGAAATGGCAGAGCGGATAACAGAGGGGCCACAAGCCGAGTACAGACTCATCCGCCCTCCCGTCATGGGCGAAGAGGTATGGGTAGATGAAACAGGCTTCTTTTTACCGAGTGAACGAAAGAGCTGGTTGGAACATCCAGAAAATCGGGTGGAACTTCTTTATGATTCTGAGGGAAACGAGCAAAAATGCTGGGTTCTCTGGAAGCGAGTAGAGCATCTGCACGATTCTGGCCCGGATGATCGCCATTACTGCTTGGAGAGCGCTACCGGAAAAATTTTGTTTGGCGATGGTCGACACGGGAGGGAGCTTCCTCAATCCGGACTCGGTTCCGTGAGGGTGACGTATAAGGTTGGAGGGGGAACAGCAGGGAATCTTCCTGCTGGGCAGTTGAATCAACTGGAACAATCGATTCCATTTGTCCAAGCTGTCAGCAATCCGGTGCCTGCGATTGGGGGAAGTGATCGGGAGTTGCTGACGGAAGCCTTACAGCGCGGTCCTCAAACAATCAAGCATCGCTATCGAGCTGTGACGGCTGAAGATTTCGAATGGCTCGTCCGTGAAGCGCATCCGGAGATACCCAAAGTGAAGTGTTTGCCGAATCGGAACAGCCGCCTGCAAAGAGAAGCAGGGCATGTCACTGTGATCGTATTACCCGCAGCGGGCTGCTCCGGTACGCAATTTTTGGAGCTTCGGCGTTCTGTCACGAACTACTTGCTTACACATGCGGCAGCGACGGTAGCCTCTCCCGAGCGGATTCATGTCAGGGAGCCTGTCTACTTGGAAATTGCAGTGACGGCAGAGCTGGCAGTGGGGGCTTTGGACGAAATCGTTGAGGTGGAGCTGGAGACACTCGGCAAGCTCGCACGATTCCTTGACCCGATAACAGGAAATCTGCACGGTGGGGGTTGGGAAATAGGCCAGCGTGTGCATCCTTCGCTCTTATTTGCGTTGTTGAAATCCGTAAAGGGCGTCCGCTTTGTGGATCATCTGACCTTGGCCGTATTTCGAACGGAAAATGGGCAACGAAAGGAAATACTCGCTTCTGAATACGAAACGATCGTACATGGGATTGTCACAGAGGGAGCCCATCGAATCAGCGTCCGCGTTCACGAAGGCCAGGCTTTCTCCCCACCCAAACATTGA
- a CDS encoding GPW/gp25 family protein — translation MQQPFGEKGWKFPIQVDQATGRIRLSDYEDDIAEAIRIILSTAKGERVMRPKFGSGLQGFMFDGTDGTSLALLQSDIAEAIMIWEPRVRDVQVEAKVDKTHSEMVNVTISYTVRATNKGYQLLYPVHRLGPRG, via the coding sequence ATGCAGCAGCCATTCGGTGAAAAAGGATGGAAGTTCCCTATTCAGGTGGATCAGGCTACAGGTCGTATTCGTTTGTCCGATTACGAGGATGACATCGCAGAAGCCATTCGCATCATTCTTTCCACAGCAAAGGGAGAGCGTGTGATGCGACCGAAATTCGGGAGCGGATTGCAAGGCTTCATGTTTGATGGTACGGACGGAACGAGCCTGGCTTTGCTCCAGTCGGACATCGCAGAAGCGATCATGATCTGGGAACCGCGTGTGCGGGATGTGCAGGTGGAGGCCAAGGTCGACAAGACTCATTCTGAAATGGTGAACGTTACGATCAGCTATACGGTACGTGCGACAAACAAAGGCTATCAGTTGTTGTATCCTGTCCATCGTCTCGGTCCACGTGGATAG
- a CDS encoding phage baseplate assembly protein V codes for MSFDHWFYQDEITEEERARIHGVIVGIVTNNEDPEKLSRVKLKLPLVDNERETDWVRIATLFAGKDRGSLFIPEVGDEVLVAFHWGDVREPFVIGMLWNQENKGPEMAEKNNIRKITTRAGHEVIFGDDPNDGKITIATKKGQQVELSDKDESIVLTESGGNNQISIKGGSTGEVTVKSGSSTITLNAKGQVTIQSDTSLTIKSTQLNLEAQGAMSIKAGASLNIKSDGIVAVNGSVIKLN; via the coding sequence ATGAGCTTTGATCATTGGTTCTACCAGGATGAAATAACAGAAGAAGAACGGGCAAGAATCCACGGTGTCATTGTCGGTATTGTAACGAACAATGAAGACCCGGAAAAGCTCTCTCGTGTGAAGCTGAAGCTGCCTCTGGTTGATAATGAGCGGGAGACGGATTGGGTGCGAATCGCCACGCTTTTTGCAGGAAAAGATCGCGGCAGCCTGTTTATTCCAGAGGTAGGCGACGAGGTGCTGGTCGCGTTTCACTGGGGAGATGTACGCGAGCCGTTTGTAATCGGGATGCTCTGGAATCAGGAAAACAAAGGTCCGGAAATGGCAGAAAAAAACAACATCCGAAAAATCACGACCCGTGCAGGCCACGAAGTGATTTTTGGCGATGATCCGAATGACGGGAAGATCACGATTGCCACGAAAAAAGGACAACAGGTGGAGCTGTCGGACAAGGATGAAAGCATTGTGCTTACGGAGAGCGGTGGAAACAACCAAATCTCCATCAAAGGCGGCAGCACGGGCGAGGTTACGGTGAAGAGCGGCTCAAGTACGATCACGTTGAATGCAAAAGGGCAAGTAACCATTCAGTCAGACACATCGCTGACAATCAAGTCCACGCAGTTGAATCTGGAGGCGCAGGGAGCCATGTCGATTAAAGCAGGAGCGTCCCTAAACATCAAATCTGACGGAATTGTTGCCGTCAACGGTTCGGTGATCAAATTGAATTAA
- a CDS encoding phage late control D family protein, with protein sequence MSELKLTTDRHTFDDLRQTYNNFHSPALEILVGGKKLISQVGVAITKATINSSLEGKADTFSFSVINAFDTVKWEFRWADDYLVPGNEIEIQLGYGTELSSLFYGHITAVSFACEETPTITVKGMDKSFLLMVDNKSTSWNKKKYSDVVKELGQKYGLSTHVDDTVHTIETITKTVSETDFQFLNRLAKICNYDFFIVGKNLYFRKPLSNMTPVLTLVWGVSLRSFSVDVNIASQASSYTVRWVDNDKTTVLQEAKATSTDIGKLGTNSKTSADLLKAIGDYFDKYESTKKLDSPEEIKAVAKARLNQLAMNLLDGNCEAVGLPEIRAGRYIMLEGMGKKLSQPYYITSVTHTIDVASGYVTTFHVKGNTI encoded by the coding sequence ATGAGCGAATTGAAATTGACGACAGACCGCCATACCTTCGATGACCTGCGCCAAACGTACAACAACTTTCATTCCCCAGCCTTGGAAATACTCGTTGGAGGGAAAAAACTGATCAGCCAAGTAGGTGTCGCCATTACCAAAGCGACGATCAATTCCAGCTTGGAAGGCAAAGCGGATACGTTCTCGTTTTCGGTAATCAATGCTTTTGATACGGTAAAGTGGGAATTTCGCTGGGCAGATGATTATTTGGTTCCTGGCAACGAAATCGAGATTCAGTTGGGCTATGGAACCGAGTTATCCAGCCTCTTTTACGGGCATATTACTGCCGTTTCGTTTGCCTGTGAGGAGACGCCAACCATTACGGTAAAAGGGATGGATAAATCGTTCCTGCTTATGGTCGATAACAAGTCTACTTCCTGGAATAAAAAGAAATACAGCGATGTCGTGAAAGAGCTGGGACAGAAATACGGCTTGTCGACACATGTGGATGATACGGTTCATACAATCGAGACCATTACAAAGACGGTCTCCGAGACTGACTTTCAGTTTTTAAATCGTCTTGCAAAAATTTGTAACTACGACTTTTTTATCGTTGGGAAGAACTTATATTTCCGTAAGCCACTGAGCAACATGACGCCGGTCCTCACCTTGGTCTGGGGAGTTTCCTTGCGCAGCTTTTCCGTTGATGTCAACATTGCTTCCCAAGCTTCCTCCTATACGGTGAGATGGGTAGACAATGACAAAACAACGGTGCTCCAGGAAGCAAAAGCAACAAGCACAGATATCGGGAAGCTCGGGACCAATTCGAAGACAAGCGCTGATCTGCTGAAAGCAATCGGTGATTATTTTGATAAATACGAGTCTACGAAAAAGCTGGACTCACCTGAGGAAATAAAAGCAGTTGCCAAAGCACGCTTGAATCAACTCGCCATGAACCTTCTCGATGGCAACTGTGAGGCAGTCGGTCTGCCAGAAATTCGTGCTGGCCGCTATATCATGCTAGAGGGCATGGGGAAAAAGCTGAGTCAGCCTTATTACATCACATCTGTCACACATACCATCGATGTGGCATCTGGCTATGTTACGACGTTTCATGTGAAGGGAAATACGATATGA
- a CDS encoding CIS tube protein, which produces MMGQEKKAKILVDRNGQGDFKESISVLFNPSEYKVDASNNYSWQKILGQSVPVGMFTSGDIETLSVDLFFDTYEAGVDVRAFTNQVLGLMAVEKKISTPPLCKFVWDSFQFTGVVEKVSQRFTMFLDQGTPVRATLGVTFKGTSVKKSTDDIGAAREKVAQQTVNQGDQLYLMAYHSYSDASKWRNIANANQIDNPRLLKPASTLHVPLVR; this is translated from the coding sequence ATGATGGGTCAGGAGAAAAAGGCCAAGATTTTAGTGGATCGCAACGGGCAAGGAGACTTCAAGGAGAGTATTTCCGTTCTCTTTAACCCTTCGGAATACAAGGTAGATGCTTCCAATAACTACTCTTGGCAAAAGATATTGGGGCAATCGGTACCAGTCGGAATGTTCACGAGCGGTGATATCGAGACATTATCGGTCGACTTGTTTTTTGATACATACGAGGCTGGAGTGGATGTGCGTGCCTTCACGAATCAGGTGCTGGGATTGATGGCCGTAGAAAAGAAAATCAGTACGCCACCCCTTTGCAAATTCGTCTGGGACAGCTTTCAATTCACCGGTGTTGTCGAGAAGGTTTCGCAGCGGTTTACGATGTTTCTCGACCAAGGGACACCGGTAAGAGCTACGTTAGGCGTCACCTTTAAAGGCACGAGCGTGAAAAAGTCTACGGACGATATCGGGGCTGCAAGAGAAAAGGTCGCACAACAAACAGTCAATCAAGGAGACCAGTTGTATTTGATGGCGTATCACTCGTACAGTGATGCGTCGAAATGGCGAAACATTGCGAACGCCAATCAGATCGACAATCCCAGACTGCTAAAACCGGCTAGTACCCTGCATGTGCCACTTGTGAGGTGA
- a CDS encoding phage tail protein, whose product MFANENPYYTNLRFRVDFLPFGLEMDGIWVAGFSEVSGLAVETELEEYQEGGVNHFVHKLPKRSKFPNLVFKRGFVRSNELWRWYEDFHFGPPEKRKRKQGAIILMDPNGNDVGAWAFEGAYPVKWVGPEFRATHGEVAIETLEIVHHGLKAYF is encoded by the coding sequence GTGTTCGCCAATGAGAATCCGTATTACACCAACCTCCGATTTCGTGTGGACTTTCTTCCGTTTGGATTGGAGATGGATGGCATCTGGGTCGCTGGATTTAGTGAAGTGTCCGGTTTGGCCGTCGAAACAGAGCTGGAGGAGTACCAGGAGGGCGGCGTGAATCATTTCGTCCACAAGCTGCCGAAACGCAGCAAGTTTCCCAACCTGGTCTTCAAACGAGGATTTGTGAGATCAAACGAGCTGTGGCGATGGTATGAGGACTTCCACTTTGGCCCGCCAGAAAAGCGCAAGCGCAAGCAGGGGGCGATCATTCTTATGGACCCAAACGGAAATGACGTGGGGGCTTGGGCATTTGAAGGGGCGTATCCGGTTAAGTGGGTTGGACCGGAGTTCCGGGCCACGCATGGAGAAGTGGCCATTGAGACATTGGAAATCGTGCACCACGGCTTAAAAGCGTATTTTTAA
- a CDS encoding DUF6760 family protein has protein sequence MSGYPVDKIYEEAAFIAYYFHWPHDEIMSMEHKERRRWCEEISAINRKQNDEPENVFDVFKRR, from the coding sequence ATGAGTGGATACCCCGTCGACAAGATCTATGAAGAAGCCGCCTTCATCGCCTACTATTTTCACTGGCCTCACGACGAGATCATGTCGATGGAACACAAGGAACGGCGCCGCTGGTGCGAGGAGATATCCGCGATCAATCGCAAGCAAAATGACGAACCCGAAAATGTTTTTGATGTGTTTAAGCGGAGGTGA
- a CDS encoding phage tail protein produces the protein MADRKDPYRKFRYRVEMDGIQQAGFSEVSGFDASVDVVEYREGNEVITPRKLPGLAKYGNITLKWGVTDSMDLYNWMQDTIQGKVARKTVTIIAINEAGDDVATWKVIEAWPTKYTAPDFNGTSSEVAIEQLEIAHEGMTRTK, from the coding sequence ATGGCAGATCGCAAGGATCCATACCGCAAGTTTCGGTATCGGGTAGAGATGGACGGCATTCAGCAGGCAGGCTTCAGTGAGGTATCGGGCTTTGATGCGTCTGTGGACGTAGTCGAGTATCGCGAAGGCAATGAAGTGATTACACCGCGCAAGCTCCCGGGCTTGGCGAAGTACGGAAATATCACGCTGAAATGGGGCGTGACGGATTCGATGGATTTGTACAACTGGATGCAGGACACCATCCAGGGCAAGGTCGCACGAAAAACGGTAACGATCATTGCTATCAATGAGGCCGGGGATGATGTCGCTACATGGAAGGTCATTGAAGCATGGCCGACCAAATACACGGCTCCTGATTTTAACGGTACGTCCTCAGAGGTAGCGATTGAACAGTTGGAAATTGCCCACGAAGGAATGACACGTACGAAATAA